Proteins from a single region of Meriones unguiculatus strain TT.TT164.6M chromosome 21, Bangor_MerUng_6.1, whole genome shotgun sequence:
- the LOC110549545 gene encoding LOW QUALITY PROTEIN: hyaluronidase-1-like (The sequence of the model RefSeq protein was modified relative to this genomic sequence to represent the inferred CDS: inserted 1 base in 1 codon) — MCSQWVAQLGELMVFALVTQAALKPAMPPGIKDEPFNVFWAAPTLFCKDNFNVKINLQVFNIIPNPLETQSGSTITIFYPNELGYYPYFSEDGKSFSGGIPQKVNLSEHLKKSANDIAGAVELWRSEGLAVIDWEGWKPQWDRNWGSRRIYKNHSLAFTRHRHPDWSETKVRTVAQQEFENAARSLMNVTLTLALEMRPKRLWGFYLYPDCYNYDYLINAKFYQGSCPDDEIFRNDQLLWLWEKSAALYSSIYLSKILKSNLNALKFVHFRVREALRVAEMARKDYALPVFIFSRPFYLQSVEALSEEDLVHTIGESAALGAAGMILWGGYEYYHSKEACLSVQETVQGLLGPYVLNVTSAAKLCSQSLCNSHGRCVRRTPESSFYLHMPPNSLKNDVSNKSLKFVISPRSKMKTIMNMKTGFVCHCYYGWHGESCRSRFPNLLSRKNKAPAIAFNSFIFLGLTLSVILVKXFPILYYNVHFFLKY; from the exons ATGTGTAGCCAGTGGGTGGCGCAGCTTGGTGAACTGATGGTCTTTGCTCTGGTCACTCAGGCAGCTCTCAAACCAGCAATGCCTCCAGGAATCAAGGACGAGCCTTTCAATGTTTTCTGGGCTGCCCCGACTTTGTTCTGTAAGGATAATTTCAACGTAAAAATTAATCTGCAAGTATTTAACATCATTCCAAATCCTTTAGAAACGCAGAGTGGATCCACAATTACCATATTTTATCCAAATGAACTCGGATATTACCCTTATTTCTCTGAAGATGGAAAATCCTTCTCTGGTGGAATACCTCAGAAGGTGAATCTCTCCGAGCACCTCAAGAAGAGTGCCAACGACATTGCGGGTGCTGTTgaattgtggaggtcagaaggacTTGCCGTCATCGACTGGGAAGGCTGGAAACCCCAGTGGGACAGGAATTGGGGCAGCAGAAGAATATATAAGAACCACTCGTTAGCCTTCACACGGCACCGTCATCCCGACTGGTCAGAAACCAAAGTGAGAACAGTTGCACAACAAGAATTTGAAAATGCTGCACGGAGTTTGATGAATGTTACTCTCACGTTGGCTTTAGAAATGAGACCAAAGCGCTTATGGGGCTTCTATCTCTATCCGGATTGCTACAATTATGATTACCTGATAAATGCAAAGTTCTACCAAGGTAGTTGCCCAGATGATGAAATTTTCCGCAATGACCAACTCTTGTGGCTGTGGGAAAAAAGCGCAGCACTTTATTCTTCCATATATTtgagtaaaatattaaaatcaaactTAAATGCACTGAAATTTGTTCATTTCCGAGTGAGAGAAGCCCTGAGAGTTGCTGAAATGGCTAGAAAGGACTATGCGttgccagtttttattttttccaggcCATTTTATTTGCAGAGTGTTGAAGCTCTGTCAGAg GAGGACTTAGTGCACACGATTGGTGAAAGTGCTGCCCTGGGAGCAGCAGGAATGATATTATGGGGAGGATATGAATATTACCATTCAAAG GAGGCTTGCTTATCTGTGCAAGAAACTGTTCAAGGGCTATTGGGTCCTTATGTTCTCAATGTAACATCTGCAGCAAAGCTCTGTAGTCAGAGTCTATGTAATAGTCATGGGAGGTGTGTTCGAAGGACACCCGAATCCTCCTTTTATCTGCATATGCCCCCAAACAGCCTCAAGAATGATGTCTCAAACAAGAGCCTCAAATTTGTCATTTCTCCAAGGAGTAAGATGAAGACAATAATGAATATGAAGACTGGATTTGTGTGTCACTGTTACTATGGCTGGCACGGAGAGTCCTGCAGATCTCGTTTTCCAAATCTATTGAGTCGGAAGAACAAGGCTCCTGCTATTgcatttaattcatttatttttcttggctTGACCTTATCTGTGATTCTGGTGA ATTTTCCTATTCTCTATTACAATGtccattttttcttaaaatattaa